One region of Phaeocystidibacter marisrubri genomic DNA includes:
- a CDS encoding NAD-dependent epimerase/dehydratase family protein, with protein MKDVVLVLGASGQIGTELVMTLREMYGNDNVVASDIKDAHPDVMNSGPFENINAMDGERMAEVVKKYKVTQIYHLVAMLSAVAERMPEKGWALNMESLFHVLNLAKDGGVKKVYWPSSIACFGPNTPKMNTPQHTIMEPSTVYGISKQAGEQWCNYYYSKYGVDVRSIRYPGLISWKSEPGGGTTDYAVDIYYKALQDGKYTSFLDKGTMLPMMYMPDAIRATISLMEAPADKVKLRTSYNLAGISFAPEDVAASIQKHIPSFELSYDPDFRQAIADSWPSLIDDTAAREDWGWAHEFDLDRMTEDMLANLKVKLGLLA; from the coding sequence ATGAAAGATGTAGTTCTAGTTCTCGGTGCTTCTGGACAGATTGGAACCGAATTGGTAATGACATTGCGCGAAATGTATGGCAACGACAATGTAGTTGCATCCGACATTAAAGACGCGCATCCAGACGTGATGAACTCTGGTCCGTTTGAGAATATCAATGCCATGGACGGTGAGCGAATGGCAGAGGTAGTGAAGAAGTATAAAGTGACTCAGATCTATCATCTCGTGGCTATGCTTTCTGCCGTGGCAGAGCGAATGCCAGAGAAAGGCTGGGCCTTGAATATGGAGAGTCTTTTCCACGTTTTGAATTTGGCAAAAGATGGCGGTGTTAAGAAGGTCTATTGGCCGAGCTCAATTGCTTGTTTTGGCCCGAATACGCCAAAGATGAACACGCCACAGCACACCATCATGGAGCCGAGTACGGTTTACGGTATCAGTAAACAAGCGGGTGAACAATGGTGTAATTACTACTATTCAAAGTATGGTGTAGATGTGCGCTCTATTCGCTACCCAGGTTTGATTTCATGGAAGAGTGAACCGGGTGGGGGAACGACGGACTACGCGGTAGATATCTACTATAAAGCACTGCAAGATGGCAAGTACACGAGTTTCCTAGATAAGGGAACCATGCTTCCAATGATGTACATGCCTGACGCAATCCGCGCGACTATTAGTTTGATGGAAGCTCCTGCTGATAAAGTGAAATTGCGCACGAGCTATAACTTGGCTGGAATCTCTTTTGCTCCAGAAGATGTTGCAGCTTCTATCCAGAAACACATTCCTTCCTTTGAACTGTCGTACGATCCAGATTTTCGTCAGGCGATTGCCGATTCTTGGCCTAGCTTGATTGACGATACGGCCGCTAGAGAAGATTGGGGATGGGCGCACGAATTCGACCTCGATCGTATGACGGAGGATATGCTTGCGAACTTAAAGGTGAAGTTGGGACTATTGGCTTAA
- a CDS encoding lipocalin family protein, with amino-acid sequence MKTSFSLWIALLALGITFTGCKKDDDKGGSSTPSNEERISGVWYLTDMDASGTVDFMGTTLPFVTTGATISPGSYFDFRTSPSQSVNYSVDADIDISAGTNITVPYQRSGTGTWEFKGNDSLIITESGSTTRYGILSWNDTRMILRSNQQISFGGQSANAQIEATIER; translated from the coding sequence ATGAAAACTTCTTTCTCTCTTTGGATTGCTCTACTCGCATTGGGAATCACTTTCACCGGTTGCAAAAAAGATGATGACAAAGGTGGCAGCAGCACTCCTAGCAATGAGGAGCGCATATCTGGAGTTTGGTATCTAACCGACATGGACGCGAGTGGTACTGTAGACTTTATGGGAACGACCCTTCCTTTTGTAACCACAGGTGCCACAATTTCTCCAGGAAGCTACTTCGATTTCCGCACCTCTCCTTCTCAGTCGGTAAACTACAGCGTAGATGCAGACATTGACATCAGTGCAGGCACGAATATAACCGTTCCTTATCAGCGATCTGGAACAGGAACCTGGGAATTTAAAGGAAACGACAGTCTGATTATCACCGAAAGCGGATCTACCACGCGTTACGGTATTCTAAGTTGGAACGACACTCGAATGATACTTCGCTCTAATCAGCAAATCAGCTTTGGCGGTCAATCAGCGAACGCACAAATTGAAGCGACTATCGAGCGTTAA
- a CDS encoding metallophosphoesterase, with product MTPGLVFTLTLALFFGIDYYVYQSVKRAYTNVWVRRIYWLICIVGYLYMLTSFLGFDRANESRKVVNGFATLIMIWYVPKFLIIAILLLEDFTRLLFGLYRRVAKPEVKELGESFVPGRRKFVQNVALGLASIPFLGVLHGIWKGKYNYRVIKETLFYDDLPEAFDGFTILQISDIHTGSFDDKEKIQYGVDLIKAQKADLILFTGDMVNNQSSECIPWLDVFKGIEAPHGQFCVLGNHDYGDYMTWDSEADKAADVEALVRMESEIGFRNLRNENVKIEKDGQSIDLVGVENWGLRFKQRGDLDLAMKDLEKDSFKILMSHDPTHFDEVVIHHEKKVHLTLSGHTHGWQFGIEIPGFVKWSPSSFAYPKWAGLYQEKGRKLYVNRGFGYLAFPGRVGIWPEITLLELRRKA from the coding sequence ATGACTCCAGGTTTAGTTTTCACACTCACTCTAGCCCTCTTTTTTGGGATTGATTACTATGTCTACCAAAGTGTGAAGCGAGCATACACCAATGTATGGGTTCGCCGAATATATTGGTTGATCTGTATCGTCGGATACCTCTATATGCTAACGAGTTTTCTGGGCTTCGACAGGGCAAATGAGTCTAGAAAAGTAGTGAATGGATTTGCCACACTGATCATGATTTGGTACGTCCCTAAGTTTTTGATTATTGCCATATTGCTCTTGGAAGACTTCACTCGACTTCTCTTTGGATTGTACCGAAGAGTTGCCAAGCCCGAAGTAAAAGAATTGGGCGAGAGCTTTGTGCCGGGACGAAGAAAGTTCGTTCAAAATGTCGCTTTAGGTCTTGCTTCTATTCCATTCCTTGGTGTACTCCATGGCATTTGGAAGGGGAAGTACAACTATAGAGTGATCAAAGAAACCCTGTTTTACGACGACTTACCAGAGGCATTCGACGGTTTCACCATTCTACAAATCAGCGACATTCACACCGGCTCCTTTGATGATAAAGAAAAGATCCAATACGGTGTTGATCTAATAAAAGCGCAGAAAGCCGACCTCATCCTCTTCACGGGAGACATGGTTAACAACCAATCTTCCGAGTGTATTCCCTGGCTCGATGTTTTTAAGGGAATCGAAGCCCCGCATGGACAGTTCTGTGTATTGGGCAATCACGATTATGGCGATTACATGACCTGGGATTCTGAGGCTGATAAAGCGGCCGATGTAGAAGCCTTAGTTCGTATGGAAAGTGAAATCGGCTTTCGAAACTTGCGAAATGAGAACGTGAAGATTGAAAAAGACGGTCAGTCCATTGATCTCGTAGGGGTCGAAAACTGGGGACTCCGTTTCAAGCAACGAGGAGATTTGGACCTAGCGATGAAAGATCTTGAAAAAGATTCCTTCAAAATTCTCATGAGTCATGATCCCACTCACTTTGACGAAGTGGTTATTCACCATGAAAAGAAAGTTCACCTCACCTTATCAGGACATACACACGGTTGGCAATTTGGAATTGAAATACCCGGTTTTGTAAAATGGAGCCCGTCTTCTTTCGCCTATCCAAAGTGGGCTGGACTTTATCAAGAAAAAGGAAGAAAACTATACGTCAACCGTGGATTTGGCTACTTGGCATTTCCGGGAAGGGTGGGCATTTGGCCAGAGATTACCCTTCTTGAGTTGCGCAGAAAGGCGTGA
- a CDS encoding sensor histidine kinase, whose protein sequence is MRQPDFYRNKNAWKLILFIFALLIGAGTLWYTETFLKDLRKEEEKSVKIWAHALKVFMTGTATGDLSIYGIIMQENNTIPIIMTDGDGNVITYRNLDSSKTRNPDYIKNLIPVMAEENEPIEVEFAAGKKNIIYYQESILLKKLRIYPFVLLGVIGVFVGIAYAAFSSARRTEQDRVWSGMAKETAHQIGTPLSSLMGWIELLRVQGADEDALSEMSKDVDRLETITSRFSKIGSVPQLELLDIITEIEDSLDYLRRRTSNKIDIRFKAPDTEIVIPINRQLFSWVIENLIRNAIDAIEGPGYIQVTVVEAGRNVRIEVEDSGKGLTRNQFKAIFRPGYTTKTRGWGLGLSLARRIIEDYHNGQIFVLRSEPGVGTTFRLSLPISKE, encoded by the coding sequence ATGCGTCAGCCCGATTTCTATAGAAATAAGAATGCTTGGAAGCTCATTTTGTTCATTTTTGCCCTGTTGATTGGGGCGGGAACGCTTTGGTATACAGAGACTTTCTTGAAGGATCTCCGAAAAGAAGAGGAGAAATCGGTGAAGATTTGGGCCCATGCACTGAAGGTGTTTATGACAGGTACGGCCACGGGCGACTTGAGTATTTACGGGATTATCATGCAAGAGAACAACACCATTCCAATCATAATGACCGATGGGGATGGCAATGTGATTACCTACAGAAATCTCGATTCATCTAAAACCAGAAATCCAGATTACATTAAAAATCTCATTCCTGTGATGGCGGAAGAAAATGAACCTATCGAGGTGGAGTTCGCTGCAGGAAAGAAGAATATCATTTACTATCAAGAGTCGATTCTACTCAAGAAACTCCGGATCTACCCGTTCGTACTTCTGGGTGTGATTGGTGTGTTTGTGGGGATTGCTTACGCAGCATTCTCCAGTGCTCGAAGAACGGAGCAAGACCGCGTTTGGAGTGGTATGGCTAAGGAAACAGCTCATCAAATTGGAACACCTCTGAGTTCTCTAATGGGGTGGATAGAGTTGCTGAGGGTTCAAGGTGCAGATGAAGATGCGCTTTCGGAAATGAGTAAAGATGTGGATCGCCTTGAAACCATTACTTCCCGATTCTCTAAAATTGGCTCTGTGCCACAATTGGAGCTCTTGGATATTATCACCGAAATTGAAGATTCGCTGGATTATCTCAGGAGAAGAACAAGCAATAAAATCGACATTCGCTTCAAAGCGCCCGATACTGAAATTGTGATTCCTATCAATCGACAGCTCTTTAGTTGGGTGATTGAAAACTTGATACGAAATGCGATTGATGCGATTGAGGGGCCTGGCTATATTCAAGTAACAGTAGTGGAAGCAGGTCGAAATGTTCGCATTGAGGTGGAGGATAGTGGAAAAGGTCTGACGAGAAATCAATTCAAGGCTATTTTCCGTCCGGGGTATACTACCAAAACGAGGGGGTGGGGCCTTGGCTTGAGCTTGGCTCGCCGCATTATTGAAGACTATCACAACGGCCAGATTTTCGTACTTCGCTCTGAACCTGGAGTGGGTACAACCTTCCGACTCTCACTTCCAATTTCTAAGGAATGA
- the hemW gene encoding radical SAM family heme chaperone HemW, whose amino-acid sequence MSGIYLHIPFCRKACHYCDFHFSTSTKSYADVLASMKAELRYWAPAWEAKVQTIYFGGGTPSMLNEQDLRELLDIIRSEFDVEQGAEITLEANPEDISGERLSAWKEAGVNRLSIGVQSFFDDELEWMNRNHKASKSIESVRLAQKHGIDNITIDLIYGVPASSMERWKENVKMALELEVPHISAYALTVEPKTALAHSVKVGKVTEPSEGEAHAQFVYLRSALNEAGFEAYEISNYGKPGWHSVHNSNYWNGVPYLGIGPGAHSFDGDIRRWNIRNNVKYARAIQNSVNWFEIEQLSVRDRYNEFVMTGVRRSAGISLEEVRVRFGEEYSAHLQSEAERYIENGWLAWNGDRLCLTSDGLFFADGIAADLFLV is encoded by the coding sequence ATGAGTGGAATTTATCTCCATATCCCATTCTGCCGAAAAGCTTGTCATTACTGCGATTTCCACTTTAGTACATCTACAAAGTCGTATGCAGATGTACTGGCGTCCATGAAGGCTGAATTGCGCTATTGGGCTCCAGCTTGGGAGGCCAAGGTTCAAACGATTTATTTTGGAGGAGGAACACCCAGTATGTTGAACGAGCAAGATTTGAGAGAGCTTCTCGACATTATTCGTTCTGAATTTGATGTGGAACAAGGGGCCGAGATTACTCTTGAGGCTAATCCAGAAGACATTTCAGGTGAGCGTCTATCGGCTTGGAAAGAAGCTGGAGTCAATCGACTGAGTATTGGAGTTCAGTCCTTTTTTGATGATGAGTTGGAGTGGATGAATCGAAACCACAAGGCTTCCAAATCGATTGAATCCGTTCGATTGGCCCAGAAGCACGGCATCGATAATATCACCATTGATTTGATTTACGGCGTTCCCGCTTCGAGTATGGAACGTTGGAAGGAGAATGTAAAGATGGCCCTTGAGCTTGAGGTGCCTCATATTTCCGCATATGCCCTAACCGTGGAGCCTAAAACAGCGTTGGCGCATTCGGTGAAAGTAGGAAAGGTGACTGAACCCAGCGAAGGAGAAGCGCACGCACAGTTTGTATATCTCCGCTCCGCTTTAAATGAAGCGGGATTTGAGGCATATGAGATTTCGAATTACGGCAAACCGGGTTGGCACAGCGTACACAATAGCAATTACTGGAACGGCGTTCCCTATCTCGGAATTGGTCCTGGAGCACATAGCTTTGATGGAGACATTCGACGATGGAATATTCGGAACAACGTGAAATACGCACGCGCGATTCAGAATAGCGTAAATTGGTTCGAAATCGAACAGTTGAGTGTTCGAGATCGATACAATGAATTTGTGATGACGGGTGTTCGAAGAAGTGCTGGAATCTCTCTGGAAGAAGTTCGAGTTCGTTTTGGAGAAGAGTATAGTGCTCATCTTCAGTCTGAAGCGGAGAGATATATCGAAAATGGTTGGTTGGCTTGGAACGGTGATCGACTGTGTCTTACCTCTGATGGCTTGTTTTTTGCCGATGGCATAGCGGCGGATTTATTCCTAGTATGA
- a CDS encoding cyclase family protein has translation MQLDAHLNGITYRFDSEIFYDLSIPIDTTGPLAWYLDEAQIEAVRDENWVGVVAEGGSVNFRNIHFNPHGHGTHTEGPGHVESEVHSIDRAVKSYHELAVLVSVEPRVTENGDRVIFWDQLESVVTGSNAKAVILRTSSEDRRHTNWSNTNPPYLDAHAAAKMAELGILHLLLDLPSVDRESDGGKLAAHKAYWQIPNSTRYNATITELIYVPAEVADDIYLLNLQIGPFVNDAAPSRPVIYPVRKV, from the coding sequence ATGCAATTGGATGCTCACCTTAATGGAATAACGTATCGATTTGATTCTGAAATATTTTATGATTTAAGCATACCCATAGACACTACTGGACCATTGGCATGGTATCTAGATGAAGCTCAGATTGAAGCGGTTCGTGATGAAAATTGGGTAGGAGTGGTGGCTGAAGGTGGATCGGTGAATTTTAGAAATATTCACTTTAATCCGCACGGACACGGAACACATACGGAAGGTCCAGGTCACGTAGAATCGGAAGTTCATTCCATCGACAGAGCCGTGAAAAGTTATCATGAACTGGCCGTTTTGGTGAGTGTTGAGCCTCGCGTTACTGAAAACGGCGATCGGGTTATTTTTTGGGATCAATTGGAATCAGTCGTGACGGGTTCTAATGCAAAAGCTGTGATTCTCAGAACAAGTTCAGAAGATCGAAGACATACGAATTGGTCGAATACCAATCCCCCTTATTTGGATGCCCATGCTGCCGCTAAAATGGCTGAGCTGGGAATCCTGCATTTATTGCTCGATTTGCCTTCTGTTGATCGCGAAAGCGATGGCGGAAAGTTGGCTGCTCACAAGGCCTATTGGCAAATCCCAAATTCAACTCGATACAACGCTACCATTACAGAACTGATTTATGTTCCCGCTGAGGTAGCAGATGATATATACCTCCTCAATCTGCAAATTGGTCCATTTGTAAACGATGCTGCGCCGAGTAGACCCGTCATTTACCCCGTTCGTAAAGTTTAA
- a CDS encoding DUF5686 family protein produces the protein MRNFLALTLVLFSVALSAQVVLRGRVVDAENGQSVPFAGINVNDSRSGFTADADGVFEIRWNAPITHIYVRAFGYNRKRVEIDPATRDIVVRISTASDELNEVEVIAGENPLHKIIRKVIDHRDENNPTELDAFKYQTYSKVLFTIAIDSAMPDFDTAFAPLDTANPDSGWDTDSVQKVDSSGFFARQFASQQHIFMMESVTERKFKSPRDNERVLASRVSGLKTPLFVLISSEMQSFSFYDNYINILGSDRVSPIAPGAIGRYAYIPKDTLYEGSDTIFVIKYFPVKGHRFKGVDGELYITSNNWAVTEVIARPTHQDILGVVTDTSGTVFGVEIHQTYDLVEGHWFPREMMLNFRQFAQDDFGASTIAESNADVDLVGFGRTLIKNIEINPDLSRSDIDRVSVAVDYDATEKDDAFWYQYRGDSLDAREKRTYEFMDSVGQELDIERKIKWLMALTTGKLRWGYFDFNIDRIVRYNVYEGFRLGAGVQTSPKLSNWFSIGGHFGYGFKDKVWKYGYFGEIYLDKSTEATLYGGYDYDIYEIAGTSYKLQRKTIFGSSDYRFLNIPTFDEISDVYGGFRYRIWPNLQMDVSLHRQNRLTMSDYAYRYSDEQGDINLNGFNVLFARLELEYAPNDRYMSGPFGLRPIEITYPRFRLAYEESFDNVFDRSFPYHKINAEAAHQIKRVYTGITTLTLSGSYVSGDVPYTFLSGPQANGVGALSDFTFTNAISSARSFETMPFNQFAADAYVALDIRHSFEDRLFTIGSWAPKIDVLWRSTIGTLSNPELHTGFELQSLEHGYHEVGLEVNELINGLGIGFYQRFGAYYSGAYGDNAAVKLTYRTSVF, from the coding sequence ATGAGGAATTTTCTCGCACTTACTCTCGTCCTCTTCTCTGTGGCCCTTTCGGCTCAAGTCGTGCTACGCGGTCGCGTGGTCGATGCAGAAAACGGTCAATCTGTTCCCTTCGCGGGAATTAATGTCAACGACTCTCGATCTGGCTTCACGGCAGATGCCGATGGCGTTTTTGAGATCCGTTGGAATGCACCCATAACCCACATCTATGTGAGAGCTTTTGGGTACAATCGCAAGCGAGTAGAGATCGATCCAGCCACGCGTGACATTGTGGTACGTATATCTACTGCCTCAGATGAATTGAATGAAGTGGAAGTGATTGCAGGTGAGAACCCGCTGCACAAGATTATCCGAAAAGTGATTGATCACAGAGATGAGAACAATCCTACGGAGCTAGATGCCTTCAAGTATCAAACCTATTCTAAGGTTTTATTTACGATCGCCATAGATTCTGCTATGCCAGATTTTGATACCGCATTTGCTCCTCTCGACACGGCCAATCCAGATTCGGGGTGGGATACGGATAGCGTCCAGAAGGTGGATTCTTCGGGGTTCTTTGCTCGACAGTTTGCTTCGCAACAGCACATCTTTATGATGGAATCGGTGACGGAACGCAAGTTCAAATCGCCTAGAGATAACGAGCGCGTTTTGGCTTCTCGAGTGAGTGGGTTGAAAACTCCTCTCTTCGTTTTGATCTCAAGCGAAATGCAATCCTTTTCCTTCTACGATAACTATATCAATATTTTGGGATCAGATCGAGTGAGTCCCATTGCACCCGGTGCGATAGGTCGATATGCCTACATTCCAAAAGATACGCTTTACGAAGGGTCGGATACCATTTTCGTGATCAAGTACTTCCCCGTGAAAGGCCACCGATTCAAGGGGGTTGATGGAGAGCTTTATATCACATCGAATAATTGGGCGGTAACGGAAGTTATTGCTCGTCCCACGCACCAGGATATTCTTGGGGTAGTGACCGATACAAGCGGTACGGTGTTCGGTGTTGAGATTCATCAAACCTATGATTTGGTAGAAGGGCATTGGTTTCCGCGTGAGATGATGCTCAATTTCCGTCAGTTTGCCCAAGATGATTTTGGAGCGAGTACGATTGCAGAATCCAATGCAGATGTAGACCTAGTTGGTTTTGGAAGGACACTGATCAAGAACATCGAAATCAATCCAGATTTGAGTCGATCCGATATTGACCGCGTTTCAGTGGCTGTGGATTATGACGCAACCGAAAAGGACGATGCGTTTTGGTATCAGTACCGAGGGGATTCTCTTGACGCTCGCGAAAAGCGTACATACGAGTTCATGGATAGCGTAGGTCAGGAACTCGATATCGAGCGTAAAATCAAATGGTTAATGGCCTTAACTACCGGCAAATTGCGTTGGGGCTACTTTGATTTTAACATCGATCGCATCGTTCGATACAATGTGTACGAAGGGTTCCGGTTAGGAGCGGGTGTTCAGACCAGTCCGAAGTTGTCCAATTGGTTCTCAATTGGGGGACATTTTGGATACGGATTCAAAGACAAGGTCTGGAAGTACGGATATTTTGGAGAGATCTATCTCGATAAATCCACAGAAGCCACGTTATATGGTGGCTATGATTACGACATTTATGAAATCGCTGGTACGAGCTACAAACTTCAACGGAAGACCATTTTTGGAAGCTCGGATTATCGCTTCTTGAACATTCCAACCTTTGATGAAATCAGTGATGTTTATGGAGGGTTCCGCTATCGAATTTGGCCGAACTTGCAAATGGATGTCAGTTTGCATCGTCAGAACCGCCTCACTATGAGTGATTATGCCTATCGGTACTCAGATGAGCAAGGCGACATCAATCTCAATGGATTTAATGTGCTCTTTGCTAGATTAGAGTTGGAGTATGCTCCCAATGATCGATACATGTCGGGCCCCTTTGGATTGCGGCCGATTGAGATCACTTATCCGAGATTCCGACTGGCCTACGAAGAGAGTTTTGACAATGTGTTTGATCGAAGCTTCCCATATCATAAGATCAATGCGGAGGCCGCGCATCAAATAAAGCGCGTGTACACTGGCATCACTACGCTTACGCTTTCGGGTTCTTACGTGAGTGGTGATGTTCCATATACGTTCTTGAGTGGACCGCAAGCCAATGGCGTTGGCGCATTGAGTGATTTTACTTTTACAAATGCGATTTCCAGTGCTCGAAGTTTTGAAACCATGCCATTCAATCAGTTCGCAGCAGATGCCTATGTGGCTTTGGATATTCGTCACAGTTTTGAAGATCGACTCTTTACCATTGGTTCTTGGGCGCCGAAAATTGATGTGTTATGGCGTTCAACGATCGGTACACTTTCCAACCCTGAACTTCACACAGGTTTTGAGCTTCAGAGCCTTGAACACGGATATCACGAAGTGGGGTTAGAGGTCAATGAACTAATTAATGGTTTAGGTATAGGTTTTTATCAACGCTTTGGAGCTTACTATTCAGGGGCTTATGGGGATAACGCCGCAGTGAAGTTGACCTATCGCACATCCGTTTTCTAA
- a CDS encoding efflux RND transporter permease subunit, whose product MWTKIARLILRKKALLLSLVVLATAFMAYQALDIRISYKFSRILPVDNPISIAYDEFRDQFGEAGNAVVLGVANDGFWTPEGLDTWKRLSDSILSIEGVENVLSLANAYNLKVDEQKGEFAASTVMDKVPTTQEGVDSIKSVFYNLPFYKGMLYSEDGKVELMIARIASDKLYNAEIIRIVDRIRKVSTHFEEATGIQVRVSGLPYIRMANTEKVKKEVYLFIFLTFLVTAVILGLFLKSLRAVGVSLIVVVIGVIWSFGLISSFNYEISLLSSLIPPLVIVIGVPNAIFLINKYHSEYREHGNKILALQRVIRKIGNVTMLTNTTTALGFAAFILTDSITLVQFGVVASVNIMVVFFLSIIIIPIMYTFLAPPKERHYKHLDRKWVIGMVEFLQGAVVHHRRLIYIGTVVFVSLGIWGMGMVHTTGNLTEDFGEDDPLYIDLKYLESAFHGVVPMEIIIDTHEDHGVERGSFLKKVDRLQESLDSIPETSRSVSIIDFLKFSRQAFMGGNPNMYKFPSSTERNWIAEYLPQDQTENPLLRSMVDSLGSKARITLQVPDLPTPLMEELEAEVQKRIATVFDTDEYTTTITGASVVFLAGTSYLIKNLIQSLLLAIAVISIIMAFLFGSARMVIVSIVPNLIPLVMTAGIMGFFGIPLKPSTILVFSIAFGISVDDTLHFLAKYRQELKSNGWRIGKAVLAAIHETGISMFYTSIVLFFGFTIFIASDFGGTVSLGILVSITLFFAMFANLLILPAFLMSVEKWINAKSFNENIIEVYEGFDEDDEDEEKNELPAK is encoded by the coding sequence ATGTGGACAAAAATTGCTCGACTAATACTTCGAAAAAAAGCTCTGCTCTTAAGTCTTGTAGTGCTCGCTACTGCATTTATGGCTTATCAGGCTTTAGATATTAGAATCTCGTACAAGTTTTCGAGGATTCTACCTGTCGATAATCCGATAAGTATAGCCTACGATGAATTCCGTGATCAGTTCGGTGAAGCGGGAAATGCTGTGGTGCTTGGCGTGGCCAATGACGGGTTTTGGACACCTGAAGGTCTGGATACTTGGAAGCGACTATCTGATTCTATCTTGAGTATTGAGGGCGTTGAGAATGTTCTCTCCTTAGCGAATGCATACAATCTTAAAGTAGATGAGCAGAAAGGGGAGTTTGCGGCCTCTACGGTGATGGACAAAGTTCCAACCACGCAGGAGGGAGTGGATTCCATCAAAAGTGTTTTCTACAACTTGCCTTTTTACAAGGGCATGCTCTATTCTGAGGATGGGAAAGTAGAGTTGATGATTGCGCGAATCGCATCGGATAAACTGTACAATGCCGAAATTATCCGAATTGTAGATCGAATTCGAAAAGTGTCGACGCACTTTGAGGAGGCCACGGGAATTCAGGTTCGCGTTTCAGGTCTTCCTTATATCCGAATGGCCAACACCGAAAAGGTGAAGAAAGAGGTTTACCTCTTCATCTTCCTCACTTTCTTGGTAACGGCCGTTATCCTTGGGCTCTTCTTGAAAAGTCTTCGTGCAGTGGGGGTTTCGCTCATTGTGGTAGTCATTGGTGTGATTTGGTCCTTTGGATTGATTTCCTCCTTCAACTATGAAATCTCACTTCTCAGCTCCTTGATCCCTCCATTGGTTATTGTAATTGGTGTGCCGAATGCCATTTTCTTGATCAATAAGTACCACTCGGAATACCGGGAGCACGGCAACAAGATCTTGGCCCTTCAAAGGGTGATCCGAAAGATTGGAAACGTAACCATGCTCACCAATACCACTACGGCGTTGGGATTTGCTGCGTTTATTTTAACCGACAGTATTACGCTGGTTCAGTTCGGCGTTGTAGCCTCGGTGAATATCATGGTAGTGTTCTTCTTGAGCATTATCATTATTCCAATTATGTACACTTTCTTGGCGCCTCCAAAAGAGCGTCACTACAAGCACTTGGATAGAAAGTGGGTGATTGGCATGGTGGAGTTCCTTCAAGGAGCCGTCGTCCATCACAGAAGGTTGATATATATCGGTACCGTAGTTTTTGTATCCCTTGGTATTTGGGGGATGGGAATGGTTCACACTACTGGGAACTTGACCGAAGATTTTGGCGAAGACGATCCACTATATATCGATCTCAAATATTTAGAGTCGGCTTTCCATGGTGTAGTTCCTATGGAAATTATCATTGATACTCATGAAGATCATGGAGTGGAGCGCGGCTCATTTTTAAAGAAGGTAGACCGACTTCAGGAGTCGTTGGACAGTATTCCAGAGACCTCTCGAAGCGTATCCATTATCGATTTCCTCAAGTTTAGCCGACAGGCTTTTATGGGAGGTAATCCCAATATGTACAAATTCCCGAGCAGCACAGAGCGCAATTGGATTGCCGAATATCTACCACAAGATCAAACGGAGAACCCTCTTTTGCGAAGCATGGTGGATTCCTTGGGTTCTAAAGCCCGTATCACTCTGCAAGTTCCAGATCTTCCAACTCCTTTAATGGAGGAACTCGAGGCGGAGGTTCAGAAGCGCATTGCCACAGTTTTTGATACCGATGAATACACGACAACCATTACAGGTGCCAGCGTAGTATTCTTAGCTGGTACGAGCTATTTGATTAAGAATTTGATTCAGAGTTTGCTGTTGGCCATTGCGGTGATTTCTATCATCATGGCCTTCCTCTTTGGTTCGGCGAGAATGGTGATTGTTTCCATTGTTCCCAACTTGATTCCACTAGTGATGACGGCTGGTATTATGGGATTCTTCGGTATTCCACTCAAGCCTTCTACCATCTTGGTGTTCAGTATTGCCTTTGGTATTTCGGTGGATGATACCCTTCACTTCTTGGCTAAATACCGACAAGAGTTGAAGTCGAATGGCTGGAGAATAGGCAAGGCGGTTCTCGCTGCAATCCACGAAACAGGGATCAGCATGTTCTACACCTCCATTGTGTTGTTCTTTGGCTTTACCATCTTCATTGCTTCCGATTTTGGAGGAACCGTTTCCTTGGGAATCTTGGTGTCCATTACGCTCTTTTTTGCCATGTTCGCCAACTTATTGATTCTACCTGCGTTTTTGATGAGTGTAGAAAAGTGGATCAATGCGAAGTCTTTCAATGAAAATATTATCGAAGTTTACGAAGGCTTCGATGAAGACGATGAAGACGAAGAGAAGAACGAACTCCCAGCAAAATAG